From a region of the Microterricola gilva genome:
- a CDS encoding metal-dependent transcriptional regulator, which yields MPATTPAVEDYLKTIYAHTEWQPEPITPSALAGKLGIAPSSVTEMVKKLAALGLVTHVPYGAVRLNELGTARALEVVRRHRLIETWLVNEMGYTWDTVHDEAEVLEHALSNRLLEAIDARLGHPRRDPHGDPIPAADGTLLHPDAVLLSVAAPGSRGAVVRISDRDPAVLRLLTENAIGLDTVLELADAGVLLPDGRTLALGADALASIWISA from the coding sequence ATGCCAGCCACGACTCCCGCCGTTGAGGACTACCTCAAGACCATCTACGCCCACACCGAGTGGCAGCCGGAGCCGATCACGCCATCAGCGCTGGCGGGCAAGCTCGGCATCGCGCCCAGTTCGGTCACCGAGATGGTCAAGAAGCTGGCTGCGCTCGGGCTCGTCACCCACGTCCCGTACGGCGCCGTTCGCCTCAACGAGCTCGGCACCGCACGCGCGCTCGAGGTGGTGCGCAGGCACCGCCTGATCGAGACCTGGCTGGTCAACGAGATGGGCTACACCTGGGACACGGTGCACGACGAGGCAGAGGTGCTCGAGCACGCGCTCAGCAACCGCCTGCTCGAGGCCATCGACGCGCGGCTCGGCCACCCCCGTCGCGACCCGCACGGCGACCCCATCCCGGCTGCCGACGGAACACTCCTGCACCCTGACGCGGTTCTGCTCTCCGTGGCCGCCCCAGGCAGCCGCGGCGCCGTCGTGCGCATCAGCGACCGCGACCCTGCCGTGCTGCGTCTGCTGACTGAGAACGCGATCGGCCTCGACACGGTGCTCGAGCTCGCGGATGCCGGCGTGCTCCTGCCCGACGGCCGCACCCTCGCGCTCGGCGCCGACGCGCTCGCCAGCATCTGGATCAGCGCGTAG
- a CDS encoding Nramp family divalent metal transporter, with amino-acid sequence MPQNLNDEQSRAAAPPAPSALRDSPAAAAATASSAGPSIQKHRILWLLGPALVAGVAYLDPGNVASNMTAGAKYGYLLVWVVIAGNVMAWLIQYLSAKLGIVTGKSLPQLLGSGIRNRHARRAYWLQAELVAMATDLAEIIGGAVALNLLFNLPLIWGGVITGTVSMVMLAVQTRRGPRVFERVIIGLLAIIAIGFSAGVFISPPEAGSVLAGMVPRFEGTDSVLLAASILGATIMPHAIYAHSALARDRFEVRASGLTTKRLLTATRWDVSIAMLIAGSVNLCILLLAAANLQGVEGTDSLEGAYAALEDSMGMVVATLFAVGLLASGLASTSVGAYAGAEIMHGLLHIEVPLLARRLVTLIPALLILGSGFDPTQALVLSQVVLSFGIPFALVPLVWLTAKAGVLGEYRNRWMTTAAGVTASVLLIALNVTLLVLLFGG; translated from the coding sequence ATGCCTCAAAATCTCAACGACGAGCAGTCGCGCGCAGCGGCGCCGCCGGCACCATCGGCCCTCCGGGACTCGCCGGCCGCGGCTGCGGCCACCGCGTCATCCGCCGGGCCGAGCATCCAGAAGCACCGCATTCTGTGGCTGCTCGGGCCGGCCCTCGTCGCCGGCGTCGCCTACCTCGATCCAGGCAACGTCGCCAGCAACATGACCGCCGGCGCCAAGTACGGCTACCTGTTGGTGTGGGTGGTCATCGCCGGCAACGTGATGGCCTGGCTGATCCAGTACCTCTCGGCCAAGCTCGGCATCGTCACGGGCAAGAGCCTGCCGCAGCTGCTCGGCAGCGGCATCCGCAACCGCCACGCCCGCCGCGCCTACTGGCTGCAGGCAGAGCTCGTCGCGATGGCGACCGATCTGGCCGAGATCATCGGCGGCGCTGTCGCACTGAACCTGCTGTTCAACCTGCCGCTGATCTGGGGCGGCGTCATCACCGGCACGGTGTCGATGGTGATGCTCGCGGTGCAGACACGGCGCGGGCCACGCGTCTTCGAGCGCGTCATCATCGGCCTGCTCGCGATCATCGCCATCGGGTTCAGCGCCGGCGTGTTCATCAGTCCGCCAGAGGCCGGCAGCGTGCTGGCCGGCATGGTGCCGCGCTTCGAGGGCACCGACTCCGTGCTGCTCGCCGCGTCGATCCTCGGCGCCACGATCATGCCGCACGCCATCTACGCCCACTCGGCCCTCGCCCGCGATCGCTTCGAGGTGCGCGCGTCCGGGCTCACCACGAAACGGCTGCTCACGGCGACCCGCTGGGACGTCTCGATCGCGATGCTCATCGCCGGCAGCGTGAACCTCTGCATCCTGCTGCTCGCCGCCGCGAACCTGCAGGGCGTCGAGGGCACGGACAGCCTCGAGGGCGCATACGCGGCACTCGAGGACTCCATGGGCATGGTCGTCGCGACACTCTTCGCCGTCGGACTGCTCGCCTCCGGCCTCGCCTCCACCTCGGTCGGCGCCTACGCCGGCGCCGAGATCATGCACGGGTTGCTGCACATCGAAGTGCCGCTGCTGGCACGGCGCCTCGTCACGCTGATTCCGGCGCTGCTCATCCTGGGCAGCGGTTTCGACCCGACGCAGGCGCTCGTGCTCAGCCAGGTCGTGCTCTCGTTTGGCATCCCGTTCGCGCTCGTGCCGCTGGTCTGGCTGACGGCGAAGGCCGGCGTGCTCGGCGAGTACCGCAACCGCTGGATGACGACCGCGGCCGGCGTGACGGCATCCGTCCTGCTCATCGCCCTGAACGTAACACTGCTGGTGCTGCTGTTCGGCGGCTGA
- a CDS encoding TrmH family RNA methyltransferase — translation MDEQTQGTATEAGTAAVATPTVELSTWGVGPWPGGREEWPDEDHYDPELLQHGDTRNVIDRYRYWRMEAIVADLDEHRHPFHVAIENWQHDMNIGSIVRSANAFAADTVHIVGRRRWNKRGAMVTDRYQHVLHHATVEELVEWARAEGLPIIAIDNVPGCVKIETFTWPERCLMLFGQEGPGLSPEAIAAADAVVEITQFGSTRSINASAAAAVTMHSWVMQHVTFTS, via the coding sequence GTGGATGAGCAGACGCAGGGAACGGCGACCGAGGCAGGAACGGCGGCCGTCGCGACCCCGACCGTCGAACTGAGCACCTGGGGCGTCGGGCCATGGCCGGGTGGCCGCGAGGAGTGGCCGGACGAGGATCACTACGATCCGGAGCTGCTCCAGCACGGTGACACCCGCAACGTGATCGACCGCTACCGCTACTGGCGTATGGAGGCCATCGTCGCCGACCTCGACGAGCACCGGCATCCGTTCCACGTCGCGATCGAGAACTGGCAGCACGACATGAACATCGGCTCGATCGTGCGCAGCGCCAACGCGTTCGCGGCCGACACCGTGCACATCGTCGGACGTCGCCGCTGGAACAAGCGCGGTGCGATGGTGACCGACCGCTACCAGCACGTGCTGCACCACGCCACGGTCGAGGAGCTCGTCGAGTGGGCACGCGCGGAAGGGCTGCCGATCATCGCGATCGACAACGTTCCCGGGTGCGTGAAGATCGAGACCTTCACCTGGCCGGAACGCTGCCTCATGCTGTTCGGGCAGGAGGGCCCCGGACTCTCTCCGGAGGCGATCGCCGCGGCGGACGCCGTGGTCGAGATCACGCAGTTCGGCTCGACCCGCTCGATCAACGCGAGCGCTGCGGCCGCCGTCACGATGCACAGCTGGGTGATGCAGCACGTGACGTTCACGTCCTGA